ttggtgttgtccttgttcagctcatgtttaggcagccatggtGGTGAGACTTCATGAGACTTCTGACATTCCTacagacacagtctcacagcaaactccttggTCCTCTGGCCCTTAGCAGTCTTTCACCCACTCTTCTGGAGTGATCGCTGAGCCTTAGGTAGGAGTTGAGCTGAAGATGCTATCAGCTGGGACTAGGTTCCATAGgttggttatggttttctgtaatgctcTCCATCTACACTGATCTGTAGCTATAAGGACAAGTCGTTGGAATGTATTTCAGGATTAGGCTGGTTTAGCAAAGTGGTAGCTGTGTGCTCTCCTCTAAGATCTATGGCTTCACTAGCCCTGGGCAGTTGGCTAGGTGCCCTATTCCAGGCAGGTTTTTCCTCTTGTTCAGCAAGCCTTAAGTCCAACTCAGGAACTGTTGGTCACCATCAAAGTAAGGGTTATTGTGACatgctggtcattgctgtggttcataggcatgATAGTTAAGAAGGGTTACGGGTTGCCTCCCTCCTTTGGCACCATGAATGTTAGTCCTCCAGGAGAAGGGTTTCAAGTCAGATCCAGCTTAAGAGCCTCTGGGTCCTGTCTGAAGCacacagtgtcttcagcaatacagGCTTGTCTCCCACTTCTCGGAGGAAGCAATAGCCTGGAATGTTCTGGGAGTCTTTTGGacaaccaacaactcaaaagaggatTGTTCATGACTGGTGTGGTTTTTGTTCAATGGCCTTTGACTCTTGGTGGCAGCACCGTTTACCCAAAGCAACTGTATTTTAAATCTGAGTgggagaggctcagagaggctcGGAGAGGGTGTGGAGAAGCACCAGGCCCGGTACAGATCCTGACAATGGCTTTGCCTTGGGGATCTCAAGACAAAGGTGGCCATCTGAAGTATCAAAGtcaaacacatacaaaagaatCCTAGTCAGAGTGACTGGATACTTCTCACCAGAAACACTGCATTTCTGAAAGGGGTGAGGCCATCTGAAATGGAAAGTTCACTCTACAGTTCTATACCTATCCAAAGTATTGCTGACATAAATGGTAGGAAAAGACATCTGAAATTACGAAAGCATGAAGAAATTTATTTCACAGGGGCTCACAAAGAGAAGGGATTAACCAAGATGACCCCCATCCCTGGTGACCAAGACAGGATACTCTGAAGACATCAGAGACAGGATCCTggagacatatagatatataagGCAGCCATAGCACAGTGGGCAGAGAGGATCCTGGCTTACTGCTGGGGACTCCTATCAGCCTGGATCCTCACTACTGAGACCTGCATGACAGGTCAGTGCTGCTAGCATAAAGGAAATCTAAGCTCCCTTTGAGATCCACAGAGCCTTCTGCAGCTGCCTCCTGAGAAACAAACATGTGGGGCTAGGAAGGGCCAAACCCCTGCCTATCCAACTAAAATTCCTGTGAACTCAGCCTCTGCTCAGGTCACTAGGCAGGCACTGGGGATAGCAGTAAAAGCTGGCAGTGCGACAGCCAGAGCCAGTGTGGTTCAGGCTTTACAGGAGGGACCCAAAAGAGCTGTGCAGAGACCAAATTCACACACCAGGCATCTCTAGTCTCCAAACAAGCATGGGGAGCCCCAGGCTGAGCACTGATGGAGAGTCCCAACTCTTCACAATAGCACAGCAGCTGGCAGGCAAGACCATCAAGTGGGCACGGGATACAGTCATGCTAGAAGGGCATTTTGCTAAAGGAAAACTAGGAGCCTAGGCTTTAGAGGGTTTGAAAGGGCAGGGACTGGATGAAAGAAAAGAGGACCTTTGACACTCTGGGGTCAGGAAGGAGATGGACAGAAAGCAGCACTAGGGCTACAGGAAGTTCAAAACCCCCCGGTTCCCACTTCCTACCCAGTCAAGGCTCTACTTATTGCCCCAAGTGGCCACCCTTGTATATAGGGGTGTTCGGAGGAAGCGGCTGGTCTTCATGTAAGCAGAGATCCTCTTCAGTCCCTGagagttaaagaaaaacagaaaaccaaacactaAGATTTGCTCAGAGCCAGAGAGGTTAAACAGCTTCCTCCTGCCCACACTGCACCCATCTGGGATTAGcctggcctctgtctctcaaatttTGTACTCTCTTGGCCCACTCCCTTCCTGACCTCCCCAAGGGACCCTTGTGTCTACACAGACATGCTGTGTCTACACAGACATGCTCCTCTTGCACACCCCTGTGTCTACACAGACATGCTCCTCTTGCACACCCCTGTGTCTACACAGACATGCTCCTCTTGCACACATCTTGCCTGGGTTTGCACACTGAGCATGAATCAGTCTAGCAGGACAAAGAGGCATGTTTCAAAGATAACCCCTATCTCATCCAGTGACTCTGCAAAACCAGGGTCAAAGTTTATAGATACAGatagatcagaaaagaaaagccaggctcACTCTAATCATTCCCTAAGGAGAAAGCCACACTTCTGCACCTGGTACTGAGCTTCATCCAATCCCATCTCCAGCCTCCATACAGGCATGGACTAGGTGCATTGGCAGTTACATACACTGTTGGCCTTCTAGCAGGAGCATGAGCCCCTAGAATATCTCTAAAGACGTCAATGAGGTCCAGAGCTGCCTGTATGCAAGGGAAGTCACGGGAGACCCTGGCACAGCTCTGCTCGTGCTGAAGCCCTGAGCAAGTATAACTCCACAGTTTCACATTTCCTTAGCCAAGCAATGGGACTGATAGTCCCCTCCACCACGGAGGAACGCTGATCACTATAAGCCTGATCAACAGATGTAGGGTGCTCGGCACTGACACTGGCAGAAAGCAATTGCTCAATTCCTGATTCTTATCCTCAGCCCAAGAAAACATCAAGGCAAAGTTGACAGCCAAGGGGAAGTAGGACCAGGGCATCACCTCAAAGCGGGTCACAAAGTCCTTCAGGTTTGGGAAACCGTCCAGGCATGTGGGTTCGAATATAAGGTGCAGGTCCAAGATATCATAAGCCAGGAAATCTACAAAAGTAATCTGCAAAGGGCCACGAATGAGAGATGGCATAGAATTCTGTCCCCGAGGAGAATGACAATGCTCAACTTTTCCCCCTTTACCTTTTCACCAACAAACCATGTCCGCTGGCCCAGGAACTGTGAGAAGAGTTTCACCATTCCAGGGAGCTGCTCCAAGTATTCCACCTTCAGTTTCTCCTGCGGCAGAAAACAGCTGTCACCATGTAAGTTCTGAAGAAGGACTGTCCCTTCAGTATCATGCATGGCCCTAAATAGCCAGGAGTGGGCAGCCGTCTCCACTAAGATGGAGACTCAGTCACAGTCCAGGTTTCGATTTAACATATGAGTACTTACTTACTAGACTCCTCGGTAGCCCACCCCACCCTTCAAATGCAGTGGAAGGCCAGGGAAGAATAAGACTGCCCACAGTGGGGCATCATCATTCTTGATGCCTACATGGCTGGATACCCTGAGCACCTGGCAGGTACCAATGCCAGGCAGCATCAAAGAATCAAGAACTAAAATACTCAGAGGAGATGAGAGTCCACACAATGGGTCCAGAAGAATGAAATATACTTGAGTTTTCCCCATAAATTGAGGAGAATCTgaagcagaaaaggagagaaaatccTTCAGGCTGACCCTGTGCTACTTAAGGAATATGCTGGCTCCAGGGGGTGTGAACAGAAGCACTCTGAGAGGCTGGAAAGGGTTCTGTAACAGTCTCTCATCTTGGACTTCTTTTTCTAATCCATGGGATATTCCTGTATTTCGTGACCAACAAAGATATGAACTAGCTGGTAGAGGGCCTATGGCAGAGGACACAGGTAGAAAACACTTGGAAAACACAACTTCACTATCTAGGAACTTAATGTCCACTCTGGGAAGTCTGGACTGCAGCCTAAAATAGGTGGGGCCTAAGTAAGAGCATTCATTTGATAGTTCAGTGTCATGGGGACAGCTGATGACAATACATGAAACATCCTGGAGGGTAAGAGGCTAAGAAATTCCAAAGGTAAATAAGATCTGTGCAGATTGGGAATCTGAGGGAGCTGACTCCTGACCCCAACGCTGCCTGGTCCAGCCCAGGAAGGGAGATAGATGAGACTCACAAAGTCTGGGCTGTAACAGACTCGAGCCAGCTGATTGGAGACATCCATAGCCTGGTTCTCCAAAATGTCCACTCgaatcttctcttcctctgtctccccacctgcagcacacacagcacagacgCATCTTCAACACCTCACACCAGCCAAGCCAAGTAggttgtcccccaccccaccctgcagaCGCCCCACTCACACATGTTGTGCTTGCGGGCAATGTATCGCAGGATGGCATTGCTCTGCGTGATCTTGTGTGACCCATCAATTAAGTAAGGCAACTGCTTGGACAATAAAGGATGGTCAGACAGGATGTGAGGTCCCAGCCTTCCTTCTCTGGATTAGGACTGACATGTGGTCTGGCGTTCATCATGGCTAGCATGGGAAGCCCCCCACGAACACACTGCACACTGAATGGAAAAGCTAGGACACAGCCCATCTCAGAAACACTGTGCAGCCACCAGGAACAGAAGCAAGTGAACAGAAGGAAGCATTGACTCCAAGCCCCTCCGCCAGGCGAGGAGGTGAGATGACTTCCCCAAACCTCCCCGTCCCCCTCTACCTACATTGGGGAAGTCCAGGCCCAGTTTGAACTTCTCACTCAGCCACTGGCTTCGGTCATAGTCAGGAGCTGTGATTGATGAGATTGCATAAAGAGAAATCAGCCCAGTGTCCAACACACCTATTTCAGGGACCCAACCCCCTAAGACAAGGATCTGTAACCTCACACAGTGAGCCTTTATCCCTGAAGGTTTCAGGAATAAAGAGTGCTTGGAACTACAAAGAATAGGCAAGTCTTGATGGGGAATGTGACCTAATTTCAACATGAGGGGGACCCACCCCTTCACttccaggaggaaggaaggtcAAGCCCAGCTCTCTGGGGCTTACTGAAAGAGGCAGATTCTAAGTCCATCTGGGGGAGCCCCGTAGTGCGGGAGGCGTGTAATGTAATGCAGGCACCAATTGCTAGGCACCAATTGCTAGGCGCCAATGGACAGGAGACGTCTGACCGACAAATAGCATTACCATCTCCCATGGTGTATCTCTTCTCCTCATAGCTTGAGCCTGTGTATTCTAGAAGCAGCCGAATAGCGTGAGCTAGCTGAAAAGATAGGAATGGGGGCGGGGGACTTCTGTGTGACTTCACCTCCTCCAAGTGCATATACACGGGCGCACAAACCAGTAAGGACATGTGTGCAAGACCCTGAGCCAGACAAGCAAGGGATTCCTCTCGCCCCACCCCATCCTCACCCCCCAGCTCGCCTCCTAGCCCTGCAATCCTTCCCACTCATCAGGTGGTTGCTCACCCCACGGATGTCCCAGTAACCCAGTGTCATAGGCATGATGCTGGTGCCTGAGACTGAGTCCACCGGCCTCCCGTGTGAGCAGCTTTGACTTTATCCTAGTGCCCTCGGGCACCTGGGCAGAGCTGGTGCCCGGCGTGATCCTGCCCCTCCAGACTCTGCCCCGCAACACACACCCTGCTCTACAGCTTTTCCCCTGACAGTCACCTACAGAAGCCAAATTACTGAGCTCCGCCCCCAACAAACCGGAAAGCGTAATAAGCGATCCCGCCTGCAGTTCCGCCCAATCGTCCTGCCCCGTGCGCAGATGCAGAGCTCTAGTAACTCCCTGCCTTTGCCAGACCGCTCTGCCTTCTTCCAAGTTGTCTTCGGCCTGTGGGAGGGTCAGGCCAGTAGGGGAGTCCCCAACCCGGAAGTGCTAATTAAGCACTTCATGCCTGCTGTCAAACAAGACAGACTTCTGCGGGGCTCTGCTGATGACAGTGTTCCCCAGGTGATGTTTTTCCGTCTGGCAGAGAACAGTCTTTCTGTTCAGAAGTTCCTCATCTGAATTCAAAGAGATTATTGCTATCACAGATAAACCCCTGACTCAAAAAAAGGgtggaaaatggaaaatttgaaGTTTCATACATGCTCAGGATGTCTGTTTGTATTACCCAAAGACAGAGGCAGCTTTCTCTATTGAGTGACCGTCTTAGTGTGTACTTACACAGACCTAAGACTTCTGAAATGTCCGAGGGTACACAGGGTCAGCATGTGACAACTCAGGATTAGTTTATAGCAAATGCAATCAAGAAAGATATGGCTGAGTTCTCAATAGCTGCTGTTCATAGCAAGGCACACTGTTTCACACAACATTGGTTGTCGTATGTGTCCAAAGACTGTAGTCTGCGGAGGGGGGCTTAGGGAAGTGGGCTCTCATTTTGTACACTCACTGCATTTTGTTATTGCATTAAGACTTCTACAAGATCATCAAATAAGAATGTTAAGCTCCATTATAATTCTTCCTGAGTATACAGGGTCCATCTTTAACTACTATGTGCTAAAGTGGCAGGTGACCATACTTACAATTCTTACTAATGTTAAGAATGTACTGTGGCAATGCATTGTGACAAAAATATCTCTTACATTCTAAGAGAATGGGACTTTCACTGGACCTCACAGCAAGAGTTAATAATACATCTTGAAGTCCCTTAAGCTTGCTAATCTACTATgtaccctgtctgtctgtttagcCTTCCTATAAGAGAATGATGTAAGAAGAAATACTTGTCTTGGATTTTCCATGTAATAAACTTCTATGACCTAAGATAACACACAGCTGTAAtctgttttttttggtttttttggttgatGATGGTGGTGTTTTGGGGGCTTGGGGGGTGTTGGGGGgcaagtttttgtttggtttttgttgttgtttctcggAGACAAGGATGAGTCACTCTCTACATATCCccagatgtcctagaactcactgtatagaccaggctggccttgaattcacagagatccacctgtctctgcccctgagtgctgaaattaaaggcgtgtgtcaccacacaTGGCCCTGTAATCCTTAATTGTGTACTTGTCTTAGTggcttttctactgctgtgacaaagcacaTATTTTGCATGTTGGTTTATTGCATTGCTTAACTTGCCATTTCCCTTgcttgtcttctgacttccctaCTCCTTATCAAGCATAGAACTATTTCTACATATCTCTCAATGTGTTTGTCTCTTTGATTTTTGGTGTTTGAGATTAGGGggcctcgggctggtgagatggctcagtgggtaagagcacccgactgctcttccgaaggtccagagttcaaatcccagcaaccacatggtggctcacaaccatccgcaacgagatctggcgccctcttctggagtgtctgaagacagctacagtgtacttacatataataaataaataaataaatctttaaaaaaaaaaagagagattagggggcctcattatgtagcccaggctgccctggaactcacagagttccttcTACCAATTTTTGCTGTATGTATTTTTGTCCCAGTCCCACTATGGAAGTGATCATTTATAAAAAGGAATCCAGTAACCCTCCTGGGAGTTCTCCCAAATTATCTGTGTTTGCCTCATTTTGAAAGGGTTATCTAGTTATCCTTGCATAAGCATGATTTCTTGgcagataattttaaatatctggAACACTTTAAGGACTAGTTGAAATCAGAGTAAGTTAGTGTACAGGAGAAGGTGTCAGCCTCATGTCACTAGAGACATGGTGGAAATCACATGGCTCCAGAGGCATGAGCATCCTTTGTTATCATAAGAGTGACTCTCTTTGTGTCTCAAGATGAACAAAGTTCTGGGCGTTgggttcttgtttttgttttgtcttgttgcttaaaacaacaacaacaacttattTTTGACTATTTAATACCTCCATACAAGATAGACTTATTGAATAGAATTTAAACAGTTCCTGCTAGACAGGTTTAGATAGCCCTGAAGAAAGCAAACAGCTGTGGCAGCCTGAGTGACCCCAAAATAAATTATAGTTGATTGGCCTTGCTGATAGGCTTGTAGTGACCTCAGGAGGACCCAAAAGTTTTGCAAGACTGGAGACTGGAATCCAGACCATGAGCGAAGGTAACTACCGGAGGGACCTCTTAAAGGGAAGTTcccttctgacttttttttttttttaaagcagctgtGAAATTTTTGTTGTCAGAGTCATGTGAGGGTCATAAGTTAGCAACCTTCAGATCCAGATCCACCACTGCAGCAGTGAtctgggagaagggcagggaAGTATTAGAGACTCTTAAGTGACAGGTGGAGAGTACCTGGGGTCAGACATAGAAGGATCAAGATGGGAGAAATCACGCTTTCGACTTGAGAGCTTCAaagtggaaagaagagaaggactAATGGGCAGGAAAGGGCTCTGGATCTGAATGTTAATATTTACCAGTGTCTGACATGGAAGCTGTCTAACTGTGACTCAGCATCTTCTAGAGGACTCCCAGGGATCTCATTTTAAGATTTCTATGGttggctggcaagatgactcagcaattaagaacacttagtgctcttgcagaggacctgggtttgttttcCATCACCTACATCAGGTAGCTCACTACCTCCTGACCCACACCCCTTCTGGATTCCATgagcacttgcacacatgcaatacatacatacatacatacatacatacatggagaatgattaataaatctttttttttaatttccactgAGTGGTGGAGGCacgcatctttaatcccagaactcagaaggcagaagcaaacGGATTtgtatgagttcgaggccaacccatctacagaatgagttccaagacagccagtgctacacaaagaaaccctgtctcaaaagaaacaaaagcaaacaaaaccatttcCGATAGAATGGGCGCTTAGTGCTTTGGAGTGAATATGTACTTTTCAAGCTGATCAATACTAACCTTTGGATAAATATTTTAGTTTCACAAAATCCTTCTTATGTTGACTAAAGGAAAATTCTTCTCAGGCCTTTAAAACTAGTTTCATGCTATAGACAATAGCTAGGGAGTTTGACATTGAAGCTAGTACCTCTTGATAGCATTGTCGGTGCTAAGTGACTCTCTTACACTCCTTGATTGAAGTTCATCATAATTACATAGCGTCTAAGATTGGAGGTAAAACTTTCAAACACATGGGCCAGCATCTTATTAACTCCTCAGGAGGTCATCCCCAGGCCTGGAAGGGACTGATCTGGTATTCATTAAAGCCACTGGTAAAGTGTTAAGCTAAGGGGGAAAGGGGGCttggtttgtttagttttacAATTTTAGTAGTTCTATTTTTCCcctgaaaatgaatatatatatatatatatatatatatatatatatatattccacagtTAAAGTaatac
This region of Mus caroli chromosome 3, CAROLI_EIJ_v1.1, whole genome shotgun sequence genomic DNA includes:
- the LOC110291417 gene encoding glutathione S-transferase Mu 1 is translated as MPMTLGYWDIRGLAHAIRLLLEYTGSSYEEKRYTMGDAPDYDRSQWLSEKFKLGLDFPNLPYLIDGSHKITQSNAILRYIARKHNMCGETEEEKIRVDILENQAMDVSNQLARVCYSPDFEKLKVEYLEQLPGMVKLFSQFLGQRTWFVGEKITFVDFLAYDILDLHLIFEPTCLDGFPNLKDFVTRFEGLKRISAYMKTSRFLRTPLYTRVATWGNK